Proteins from a genomic interval of Candidatus Sericytochromatia bacterium:
- a CDS encoding ATP-grasp domain-containing protein gives MTEDLNFRQPSSVFRVLVFPACNEPGLEIIHSLIKSNKVEVVGGSSQDHQYDPARAILRDYHDISSLQSPGFAADFRAFLTRQAIDLVFPTTDALVAEFSSWTSPTTRFVTPGEHCARILLSKSETYRHLEGVVPVPEVYPSAPDGRPAFAKPDIGSGSRGGRILQSVDDYYNARGEGLLVTEYLPGEECTVDCVSDLAGRLLVANPRVRGKVGRGIALGAKSFVSAQIQEWLSAASSKLHLRGPWFAQFKRDREGNYKLLEINARVAGSMGLTRYSGVNIPLMCVFMFLGYNVQVPQLQSGVLVNRSLASWVEMHPYDAVIWDLDDTLLRKDGKPDPIAVAHLIDGHNRGIRQFLLSKNRDVDGVLRRFCIPRLFSDVRQSENKFETLRQMIADHHLELSKLVLVNDSYSELFQFQAAFPEIRIVTPADIDCLGWETLA, from the coding sequence ATGACCGAAGATTTGAACTTCAGGCAACCTTCCTCCGTGTTCAGAGTGCTCGTATTTCCTGCTTGTAACGAACCGGGGCTCGAGATCATCCATTCTTTGATCAAAAGCAATAAAGTTGAGGTGGTTGGCGGGAGTAGCCAGGATCACCAGTACGATCCAGCTCGAGCCATACTCCGGGACTATCACGACATTTCCAGCCTCCAATCCCCCGGGTTCGCGGCTGATTTCCGGGCTTTTCTGACACGTCAGGCTATCGATCTAGTATTCCCGACGACAGACGCCCTAGTCGCCGAGTTCTCGAGCTGGACGTCGCCAACCACGCGTTTCGTGACGCCAGGAGAGCATTGCGCGCGCATCCTGCTTTCGAAATCAGAGACCTATCGTCATCTGGAAGGCGTCGTTCCGGTACCGGAGGTTTATCCTTCTGCGCCAGACGGGAGGCCAGCCTTTGCCAAACCGGACATCGGTTCTGGCTCTCGTGGCGGTCGGATCCTGCAGTCTGTGGATGATTATTACAACGCGCGTGGTGAAGGCTTATTGGTGACGGAGTACCTTCCCGGCGAGGAATGCACGGTGGATTGTGTCAGTGACCTAGCAGGGCGACTGTTGGTGGCAAATCCACGCGTCAGGGGGAAAGTGGGGAGGGGCATCGCACTCGGCGCGAAATCATTCGTTTCCGCTCAAATCCAGGAATGGCTGTCCGCGGCATCTTCCAAACTTCATCTCCGAGGCCCCTGGTTTGCTCAGTTCAAACGAGATCGCGAGGGGAATTACAAACTGTTGGAGATCAACGCGCGCGTGGCTGGTTCAATGGGACTTACCCGTTATTCAGGTGTCAACATTCCCCTGATGTGTGTGTTCATGTTTCTTGGTTACAACGTCCAGGTCCCTCAGTTGCAATCGGGAGTCCTGGTGAATCGCTCGTTGGCGAGTTGGGTCGAAATGCATCCCTACGATGCGGTCATCTGGGATCTTGATGACACATTGCTCCGTAAAGACGGAAAACCGGACCCAATCGCGGTAGCTCATCTCATTGACGGGCACAATCGAGGCATACGGCAGTTTTTGTTGAGCAAGAATCGGGACGTAGACGGCGTGCTGCGTAGATTTTGTATTCCTCGTCTGTTCAGTGATGTACGTCAGTCGGAAAATAAATTTGAAACCTTGCGTCAGATGATAGCCGACCATCACTTGGAACTGAGCAAATTGGTACTTGTCAACGACTCCTATTCGGAGTTATTCCAATTTCAGGCGGCCTTCCCTGAGATTCGCATCGTGACCCCTGCGGACATCGACTGTCTCGGCTGGGAAACCCTTGCCTGA
- a CDS encoding glycosyltransferase family 2 protein, which produces MSISDCCIQVSVVSPVYGCNEGLLELCQRLKTSLECISANYEIILVNDASPDESWNTIRDLAAADPRVKGINLSRNFGQHRAITAGLDHASGEWVVVMDCDLQDVPEEIPKLYAAAQLGYDIVVGRRVERMDTWLKKFLSRAFHQVFSYFTERNSEHRIANFGIYSKKAISGIRSMREQHRAFSLFASWVGYRRLEIDVQHAIRPYGQSSYNFTKAFNFALDNILTHSDRMLRITVRLGLLMSLVSFSYAAWMILRYFLWATPVMGWTSLIVSIYLSTGLIIGALGIVGLYVGKIFDEVKRRPLYLIESTTFDGLDS; this is translated from the coding sequence GTGTCGATATCTGATTGCTGCATTCAAGTGTCCGTTGTCTCGCCTGTTTACGGTTGTAATGAGGGGCTTCTTGAACTATGTCAGCGCCTGAAAACATCGCTCGAGTGCATATCGGCGAATTACGAAATCATTCTGGTTAATGACGCGAGTCCGGATGAGTCTTGGAACACCATCCGTGACCTGGCGGCTGCGGACCCTCGTGTGAAGGGAATAAACTTGTCCCGAAACTTCGGCCAACATCGTGCCATTACCGCCGGACTGGACCATGCAAGCGGCGAATGGGTGGTCGTGATGGATTGCGACCTACAGGATGTTCCGGAAGAGATTCCCAAACTATATGCAGCAGCTCAGCTTGGATACGACATCGTGGTGGGACGACGTGTCGAGCGTATGGACACTTGGCTCAAAAAATTTTTATCGCGGGCTTTCCACCAGGTGTTTTCGTATTTTACTGAGAGGAATTCCGAACATCGCATCGCGAATTTTGGAATATATTCCAAGAAAGCCATTTCAGGAATCCGCAGCATGAGAGAGCAACATAGGGCATTCAGCCTTTTTGCTAGCTGGGTCGGATATCGACGACTAGAAATTGACGTCCAGCACGCCATTCGGCCATACGGTCAATCGAGTTACAACTTCACCAAAGCGTTCAATTTTGCACTCGACAACATCCTCACACACTCTGACAGAATGCTGCGCATTACAGTGCGCTTGGGGCTCTTGATGTCTTTGGTGTCATTCTCATACGCCGCCTGGATGATTCTCCGTTATTTCCTGTGGGCAACCCCGGTAATGGGTTGGACCAGTTTGATTGTGTCGATTTATCTCTCCACAGGCTTGATCATTGGCGCATTGGGAATCGTGGGTCTCTACGTGGGCAAGATTTTCGATGAGGTTAAACGGAGACCCCTGTACCTGATTGAGAGCACCACCTTCGACGGTTTGGATTCCTGA